TGAAGTCGGAAAAACCTGCCTATCTTTTCAAAGGAATCACCTTTGAAGGTTTGTTTTCGGTCGACTTTCGTCTGAAAAATTCCATCGCAAGCGGGAGACTTCTTTCTAAAAATACGAACGTGGGTTATGCGAACGGATTCTGTCCGGGCGAGGATTGTAAACTCTATCAGGTGGAAGGAATGAATGCGGAATTTCCGTTTCTCCACGATCTCGCGCTCAAAACGACCGCGAATCTCATAGACGGGAACAAAGAAAAGTTTATCAAAACCTACGGAAGAATTCAGGCGCCGAATTTTACGATCAGACAGATCGTAGGAACTCATCCTTCCATTAGCGGACTTCCTTTTGACTATGTAAAACCGAAAGCGGGGCAACCTGGTCTTTCCGCAAGGATAGACTATTCCGAAAATTTTCTCAAATTAGAATATTTGAAAATTCTAACGTTAGACGGACTTGTAACCGGAAAGGATATTCTCGTGAACGTGGGTGAAGGAAAACCGGAGAAGATGGAATTCAGCGCCGTCGTTCAGATCAAGGACATCGATTTAAAACAGCTTCTTCCTCCGAAAAGCAGATCCAAGATCGACGACGGAAAGATCAAGGCCGATCTGAACGTTTCCGGTCGAAATCTCGCGGATCCGATCCCGAATATCAATCTTTTCTTTAGTGTCTTTCAGATCGGTCAGGATTTTGCTAAAAGCGCGGTGAACATATTCACTCCTTCTAATGTTTTTACGGATTTTATCTACAACAGTTACGCAGTGGATAAAATCGAAGTCGAGCTTTCCAAGGGGCTCGTCTATGCTGTCATTCAATTCAAACGTTCTATTTTAAATACGCTCATCAATTTGGAAAACAGTCAGATCTCGCAACAGAGAATGCCTCTGGCAAACTTCTTAAAAAGAGCCAGATCAGAGATCGACACGTATCAATAGGAGAATTCAAAACATGAAACGACTCGTTTTTAGTTCGCACGTTCGTATTCTATTCTTAGGATTTTTACTTTCCGGTTGTATCATCAAGTCTCCTTTGATCACGTTTACACAAACACAAACTTCCTCTGAAAAACAGATGATCGGAGAGGATCGGATTCTTGAAAAGGACGGATGGCTCATTTCTTCCATCAAAACTTCTTCCGCGGGTTCGGAAATCTGGAAGAAGGATTATTCCGGGGACACGTTTTCTCAAGGAGATAAGAATATTCTAATGTCCTTAAGGGCTCTTGCGTATCTCGCTCCCGAAATTAAGACCTGGAAAGAAGAAGGTTTTCTAGCGGAAGGAAGGGACGGCAAACTCAGAATCAATCCTTCGGCGGCGGAAGCCGGCATCAAAAACGAACTTTCGAAAAAGGAAATCAAATCCAGAATTGATTCCATCGTCGCACTCGCGAACGAACACAGGAACAAGGTGATTTCCGTCAAGATAGGAGCGGAAACAAAAACGGATTCGAAAGAATCTTCTACCGACGTCCGCTCTCATCTGGAACAAACCTGGTATCGTCTTGTCGAAAAAGGGGAATACTACGAAAAGTCTCCGGGTAAATGGGTGCGAAAGGAGTAGATTGAGATGATTCGTTTCTCCTGGCTTTTCGTTTTTATTTTTTTCTATCAGTGCGCGTTGTTGAAATCGAGCGCGAAGATAAAACCGCTTGAATTCAATTATTCTTCGATCGCGGTAAATTATTTTACTCCGGAAAACGAGAAGCCCTTTCCTCTGACGGTGCAAAGAGGAAATAACTTATACAATTCCGCAACCGCGGATGGAAGATATCTTTTCTATACGACGGGTCAAAAAGGGAATTACGATATTTGGTTTCGAGATCTCAAAAGTTCGATCACGGTTCCGGTTACGGAACATCCGGCTCCCGAGTTAAAACCCGCGATCAGTCCGGACGGGACAAAGTTGGTCTTCGTTTCCGAACAATATGATTCTTCCGGAGATATCGTTTTGCTCGAGATGGATCCGTCCTATTGGGCGGAAAAAATTCTCCAAGGTAAAAGATTTCTAAATTCGGATTTTATTGTATTAACGAATTCTAATTATGATGTTCCGGGCAAAAAGGACGGATTTACGGATACGGATCCTTCCTTTTCCCCGGATAATCGACACGTCGTATTCTCCTCCGATCGCCTGAGTCCAGGAATTCAGAATCTGATCGTGTTGGATACGGAAGAAAAGGAGCCGATGAAACTGCTCACTCAAAACGGAGGGACGTCTCCGGTTTGGTCCTCTGATGGAAAGAAGATCGTATATCTTTCCTATGAATCGTCGAACTCAGGAGATATATTCGTTTTAGACGTCGCTTCCGGTAAGACGGAACGGATCACCTCGGATTCTTATTTGAATTTTTCACCCTCTCTTTCCAGCGATCAACGTTATTTGTATTATACTTCGATTCGAAACGATACGAACGGAAACGGACGT
The window above is part of the Leptospira stimsonii genome. Proteins encoded here:
- a CDS encoding DUF1318 domain-containing protein, producing the protein MKRLVFSSHVRILFLGFLLSGCIIKSPLITFTQTQTSSEKQMIGEDRILEKDGWLISSIKTSSAGSEIWKKDYSGDTFSQGDKNILMSLRALAYLAPEIKTWKEEGFLAEGRDGKLRINPSAAEAGIKNELSKKEIKSRIDSIVALANEHRNKVISVKIGAETKTDSKESSTDVRSHLEQTWYRLVEKGEYYEKSPGKWVRKE